In one window of Tenrec ecaudatus isolate mTenEca1 chromosome 3, mTenEca1.hap1, whole genome shotgun sequence DNA:
- the LOC142443691 gene encoding small ribosomal subunit protein eS27-like, protein MPLAKDLLHPSPEEEKRKHKKKRLVQSPNSYFMDVKCPGCYKITTVFSHAQRVVLCVGCSTVLCQPTGEKARLTEGCSFRRKQH, encoded by the coding sequence ATGCCTCTCGCAAAGGATCTCCTTCACCCCTCTCccgaagaggagaagagaaaacacaagaagaagcGCCTGGTGCAGAGCCCCAATTCCTACTTCATGGATGTCAAATGCCCAGGCTGCTATAAAATCACCACAGTCTTCAGTCATGCACAAAGAGTAGTTTTGTGTGTTGGCTGCTCTACTGTCCTCTGTCAGCCTACAGGAGAAAAAGCAAGGCTCACAGAAGGATGCTCCTTCAGACGGAAGCAGCACTAA